TTCTTTTACAGACTGATAGCGCTGTTTGAAGTGATATCGCACTAGGTTACTCAAGATAGTTGCCAGTTCGTGGCTAACTTCAGTTCTATGCCGCCATAGCACCTCTCCAGTCTCCTGGTTTTCCTTCAGTTGGCTAGGCGGAATTCCTGTTAGGGCTTGAATCGCTGTGATTCCTAGGGCATACAAATCACTATTGCAGCGTGGGTTGCCAGCATACTGCTCATTAGGCATATACCCTTGTGTGCCAATGCCGACTGTGAGACTGGTTTGTTTATCATCTTCAGCAAGCTGGGGAATTTCTTTCACAGCTCCAAAGTCGATCAGAACTAACTTGCCGTCTGATTGCCGCCGAATGATGTTGCTAGGCTTGATGTCTCTATGAATCACTCCTTCACTATGGACAAAATCGAGAACATGCAACAAATCTTTGAGTAGCTCAATGACTTGGTTTTCTGGTAGTTGCCGACCCAGAGTGAGTTCATGGCTTAAAGGACGACCTGGAATAAATTCTTGAACTAGGTAAAATTCTTCGTTATCCTCAAAGTAGGCGAGGAGTTGCGGAATTTGGTCGTGCTTGCCGAGGCGTTCTAGGGTTTCTGCTTCTCGTTGAAATAGTTTCCTGGCGAGTTGTAGAAGGTTAAGGTTATTACTCACAGTTTTCAGCCGCTTCACCACACACTGAGGGTTGCCGGGACGTTGAGTATCTTGAGCAATGTAAGTTTCGCCAAAGCCACCAGACCCTAACACTCTTACAACCACATAACGACCACCCAGCTTGGTGCCTATAATGGCTCGTTCTCGCTCTTGCAGGATATCTTGCAAATCCTCTTGGTGACTTTGGCTGATAATTTCTTGGACGAGGGGGGATGCGGCATAGCTTCTGAGGGCACGCCGTAGCCGTAGCTTCTTGAAGTGCTCAATGGTAGAGCGAGAAAATGCGTGGGACAGTCCACTTAAAGCGATCGCGCTGACGGGTAATGCAGTTGGTAAAATCAGCCCACCAGAAGAAAAGATGAGATAACTAGCGCCTCCCCAAGCCAAGGGAGTGCTAATGATCAGCAGCCAGCGCAGCCAAGGTCGCTTAGGGGAGCTTAATAGCAGACCCGCACCCATGACACCTACTAAGCACAAGATCCCTTGTAAAGAGCGATCGGGGATAGCCTCTGCGATCGCCCGATCTTCCATTAAAGTCGCGATCGCATTCGCATGAATTTCTACCCCTGGCATGGCTTGAGAGTGGAGCCAGTTAGCAGAAAAGGGCGTTGGCAAAAAATCTTGCAAGATGGTTGCCGTTGAGCCAATCAGCACGATCTTATTCTTGAACGAAAAATCTTGGTCTGATTTCAGGTAGTTATTCCAGTAGGTTGGATCAAGCACATGCCAAAAGGGAATCTGCTTGAAGGTGCCTGCGGGACCATAGAAGAAAATATGGTCCCCCTGGGAACCACCAAATTTGACTTGGGCTGCCTTGAGCGTCGCCTCAGCGAAATCTGGAATATTTTGCGGTAGTCCGCTACCAAAATCGGGTTCTTGCGATAAGAGTTGTGAGAACTGGTGGCCTAAACGATGCACCTTGTTATTGGGTTCTATTAAGAAATTAATGGAACCGACCGAGAGAGGATTGGTGCGGAAAGGCGGATAGAGAGGACTCAACTGGGCAGTAATGCCTTGATCATTAACGATGTCCTCATACTTGACCGCTAGAGTAACGCGACCTGGATAGCGTTGTAAGCTCTGGCGCAGTTGCTCATCGTCTGCGGCACCATAACTGCTCGGTGTGGAAAATTCAATATCCAAAGCGACGGAGCGGGCTCCAGCAGCCATGAGTTTGTCAATGACTTCAGCATAGGCGGAGCGCTTCCAGGGCCAAGTCTGTAGGGCTTCGAGAGACTTATACTTCTCTGGGTCGGCTCGGTAGAACTGACCTTGAGACATCGACTCATCATCGATCGCCAGAATTACAATGTCACTCGGTGCCGCAACAGGGCCACGCAGCTCAAAAAAGAGTGTCTGTGCTTGCCGCTCCATGATTTGACCCAGTGGAATATTCGTGGCAGTTGCGATCGCTGCTGCTGCTGCCCAAACTCCAGTCAGAATATGCCCCAAGTTGGGGAGATTCAAAAAGCGCTTTGCAGGCTTTGTTAGCTTTTCAGTGACGAGGGGCCGAACTGTAGTAGCGATATTTTTCTGGAAGGACAGCAGAGTTTGATCTTTTGGCATGGCTTGTCTCAGTGATTTAGCTGGTGTCACCCAGAGACTGATGGCATTGTCACTCGTCTAAAAGGCAGTGCTTGGAGTTCTTTTCAAAGGGACTAACAATACTCACGATACTTAGAATCACAATCTTAGAAAAAGTATCTAGAAGCCCTGAGATCTGCTGCACCTTGACGACGTACTTTTCTAACCAACTTAGCAAACCCTGATTAATAGTACAGGCTATCTTTATGTAATACTGTGCCTATAGAGTCGTGGTTCTCTTGCTTGTTTTACACGTATTCGACGAAATATTCGACGAAAGCGTAGAATTCTAGTAAAAACAGGTAACGCTAGCGGAACGGGCTATAGAGCTAGAATTAGGAACATATCTAAAGCACATATCTAACGCTAAGACTGTGAG
This region of Trichocoleus desertorum NBK24 genomic DNA includes:
- a CDS encoding serine/threonine-protein kinase, giving the protein MPKDQTLLSFQKNIATTVRPLVTEKLTKPAKRFLNLPNLGHILTGVWAAAAAIATATNIPLGQIMERQAQTLFFELRGPVAAPSDIVILAIDDESMSQGQFYRADPEKYKSLEALQTWPWKRSAYAEVIDKLMAAGARSVALDIEFSTPSSYGAADDEQLRQSLQRYPGRVTLAVKYEDIVNDQGITAQLSPLYPPFRTNPLSVGSINFLIEPNNKVHRLGHQFSQLLSQEPDFGSGLPQNIPDFAEATLKAAQVKFGGSQGDHIFFYGPAGTFKQIPFWHVLDPTYWNNYLKSDQDFSFKNKIVLIGSTATILQDFLPTPFSANWLHSQAMPGVEIHANAIATLMEDRAIAEAIPDRSLQGILCLVGVMGAGLLLSSPKRPWLRWLLIISTPLAWGGASYLIFSSGGLILPTALPVSAIALSGLSHAFSRSTIEHFKKLRLRRALRSYAASPLVQEIISQSHQEDLQDILQERERAIIGTKLGGRYVVVRVLGSGGFGETYIAQDTQRPGNPQCVVKRLKTVSNNLNLLQLARKLFQREAETLERLGKHDQIPQLLAYFEDNEEFYLVQEFIPGRPLSHELTLGRQLPENQVIELLKDLLHVLDFVHSEGVIHRDIKPSNIIRRQSDGKLVLIDFGAVKEIPQLAEDDKQTSLTVGIGTQGYMPNEQYAGNPRCNSDLYALGITAIQALTGIPPSQLKENQETGEVLWRHRTEVSHELATILSNLVRYHFKQRYQSVKEVLEALQKLTTHSSTGGASLSGAELSHLAADIVLSSDTLAPTDAAFSTVAWPNTVEAETESTELNNPVDT